The following are encoded in a window of Lagenorhynchus albirostris chromosome 3, mLagAlb1.1, whole genome shotgun sequence genomic DNA:
- the CDHR2 gene encoding cadherin-related family member 2, with protein sequence MVWPWLSCFLLPALMVSVSANVAPTFLSNMSLVTLPEDLPVGTEVFWLIAQDQENDPLTYRISGSYAYFFNVTPNTGEVKLANLLDYETLYWFSIDISVSDSHLQVRKEMVVIVEDRNDNAPVFQNTDYSTRINETLPVGSLVFSVLAKDKDTGAGGAVVYSVEKVIPSTDSSEYLFGILPNGSIILNGSLSYNNKSAFYQLELKACDSGGEYNNSIVVQCSSPVFVSISVIDQPDLDPQFVREFYSASVPEDAPQGTSVLKVEAMDGDRGINDPVIYSISNSTRPGWFDIGPDGVIRVNGSLDREQLLEEDEEVQVQVMATEIHPNVYGQEAKVSIWVKLRVTDVNDHKPEFYNCRLPTCTFTPQEAQVNFTGYVDEHASTRIPIDDLTMVVYDPDKGSNGTFLLSLRGPNVEAFSVSPERAAGSVDVQVLVRAPSLVDYETQTVMLVQVVATDSVSRSSSVALVTIHLRDINDHRPTFPHNLYNLSVSEHSAVGYVVTDSIQASDPDTGEGGRITYSLLPGNGVDIFAVDPASGTVTVRNSELLDQEKQAVYYLTLLATDGGNLSSSTMLQIVVLDINDNKPVVSGSYNIFVREEEGNVSVTIQAHDDDQPGTNHSLLRFSLLSSPYSHNFSVDPDKGILRNLGPLDREAINPTLGGCIVLTVRVSDCGEPALWTDVNVTITVEDINDNLPIFNQSSYSFSVRERDPGVLVGVVEAWDADQTEANNRISFSLSGGGANNFLIRGLVLGSGLAEGHLWLPLDVSLDYETQDFFNLTVSAESPDPQGRDATAKVLVNVEDVNDVPPTLDPTSLRGIRVAENGSQHGIVAEVVAQDRDTMSQVEVQLVNVICTKAGVDVGSLCHGWFSVLANGSVFIHQSEVIDYETCDLVTLVVRAYDLTTDPRFQAYSDNGSLPITIEDVNDNAPYFLPENKTFVIIPELVIPNQQVASVQARDKDSGNNGAILFSILQVDFIAKDGAVIPFQGFFHVSTSLEASVFIGNIELVTNLDSTLQGNYQVTVKAQDRPSEGPAQEAKITLNLFTVDQSYRVRLQFSMSKEEVGANTEEIKAALVQATRTTVYIVNIQDVESMARARARSYLDAYFVFSNGSALTLDQLSVTIRNDKDSLTKLLQLGLVVLGSQESQESELPDTLRNAIIGLGVALLLVIVIMTTVLVCTQKSYHRKLRAMKASKEARKTAAGVMPPVSAIPGTNVYNTERANPVLNLPTKDLGFESQSSSSDLDHVSLNSLDDNSVDLENSRQEIKEEPLHSLMGPDPEPLNRVLSGMKVGTRGQQKEELAFTNTGLNTTDV encoded by the exons ATGGTGTGGCCGTGGCTGTCCTGCTTCTTGCTTCCTGCCCTCATGGTGTCTG TGTCAGCCAATGTGGCCCCAACATTCCTGTCCAACATGTCATTAGTGACCCTGCCCGAGGACCTACCAGTGG GTACTGAGGTCTTCTGGCTGATAGCTCAGGACCAGGAAAATGACCCTCTGACCTATAGGATTAGTGGCTCCTATGCCTACTTCTTTAATGTCACCCCGAATACTGGGGAAGTGAAGCTGGCCAACCTTCTGGACTATGAG ACACTCTACTGGTTTTCCATCGACATCTCTGTGAGCGA TTCTCACTTGCAGGTGCGGAAGGAAATGGTGGTGATCGTGGAGGACAGAAATGACAACGCACCCGTTTTCCAGAACACAGACTACTCCACCAGAATCAATGAG ACCCTGCCGGTTGGCTCCCTGGTGTTCTCTGTGCTGGCCAAGGACAAAGACACGGGGGCCGGAGGCGCCGTGGTGTACTCCGTAGAGAAG GTCATCCCTAGCACGGACAGCAGTGAGTACCTCTTTGGGATCCTGCCCAACGGCTCCATCATCCTCAACGGCAGCCTCAGCTACAACAACAAGAGTGCCTTCTATCAGCTGGAGCTGAAGGCCTGT GACTCGGGCGGCGAGTACAACAACAGCATCGTCGTCCAGTGCTCCTCGCCTGTCTTCGTGTCCATCTCTGTAATCGATCAGCCAGACCTGGACCCCCAGTTTGTCAGGGAGTTTTACTCGGCCTCTGTGCCTGAGGATGCACCCCAG GGAACCTCGGTGCTGAAGGTGGAGGCCATGGATGGCGACAGAGGCATCAATGACCCTGTGATCTACAGCATCTCCA ACTCCACAAGGCCTGGCTGGTTCGACATTGGGCCAGACGGGGTGATCAGGGTCAATGGTTCCCTGGACAGAGAGCAGCTGCTGGAGGAGGATGAGGAGGTGCAGGTGCAGGTCATG GCCACCGAGATACACCCCAACGTCTATGGGCAGGAGGCCAAGGTGAGCATATGGGTCAAGCTGAGAGTGACAGACGTCAATGACCACAAACCTGAGTTTTACAACTGCAGACTCCCAACCTGCACCTTCACCCCCCAAGAGGCTCAAGTCAACTTCACTGGCTACGTGGACGAGCACGCCTCCACCCGCATCCCCATCGATGACCTAACCATGGTGGTCTACGACCCAGACAAG GGCAGCAACGGCACCTTCCTGCTATCCCTCCGGGGCCCTAATGTTGAAGCCTTCAGCGTCTCCCCAGAGCGGGCGGCGGGCTCAGTGGATGTGCAGGTGCTGGTGAGAGCACCGTCGCTGGTGGACTACGAGACACAAACGGTGATGCTGGTGCAG GTCGTGGCCACTGACTCGGTCAGCAGAAGCTCCTCGGTAGCCTTGGTGACCATCCACCTTAGAGACATTAATGATCACAGGCCCACATTCCCCCACAACCTGTACAACCTCAGTGTCTCCGAGCACAGTGCGGTCGGCTATGTGGTCACCGACAGCATCCAA GCCTCCGACCCAGACACGGGCGAGGGGGGCCGCATCACCTACAGCTTGCTTCCGGGGAATGG GGTGGACATCTTTGCGGTGGATCCAGCCTCGGGGACAGTGACGGTGAGAAACAGTGAGCTGCTGGATCAGGAGAAGCAGGCCGTGTACTACCTCACGCTGCTGGCCACGGACGGCGGGAACCTGTCGTCCTCCACCATGCTGCAGATCGTTGTGCTGGACATCAATGACAACAAGCCCGTGGTCAGCGGTTCCTACAACATCTTTGTCCGAGAAGAGGAGGGCAATGTCTCCGTGACCATCCAG GCTCACGACGATGACCAGCCAGGCACCAACCACAGCCTTCTGCGCTTCAGCCTGCTGAGCAGCCCCTACAGCCACAACTTCTCAGTGGACCCCGACAAAGGGATCCTCAGAAACCTGGGGCCCTTGGACCGAGAGGCCATCAACCCCACCCTGGGGGGCTGCATCGTGCTGACCGTGCGCGTATCTGATTGTGGCGAGCCTGCCCTCTGGACTGACGTTAATGTCACCATCACTGTGGAG GACATCAATGATAATCTTCCCATCTTCAACCAGTCCAGCTATTCCTTCTCAGTGAGGGAGAGGGACCCAG GAGTGCTGGTGGGCGTGGTGGAGGCCTGGGATGCAGACCAGACGGAAGCCAACAACCGCATCAGCTTCAGCCTATCAGGGGGTGGTGCCAACAACTTCTTGATCCGAGGCTTGGTGCTGGGGTCTGGGCTGGCAGAGGGCCACCTCTGGCTGCCCTTGGACGTGAGCCTGGACTATGAGACACAGGACTTCTTCAATCTGACAGTGAGTGCTGAGAGCCCAGACCCCCAGGGGCGTGACGCCACAGCAAAAGTCCTCGTGAATGTGGAGGACGTGAATGACGTGCCACCCACCCTGGACCCAACCTCGCTCCGGGGCATCCGTGTGGCTGAGAATGGCTCGCAGCATGGTATAGTGGCCGAGGTGGTGGCTCAGGACAGGGACACCATGTCCCAGGTGGAGGTACAGCTTGTGAATGTCATCTGTACCAAGGCTGGGGTCGACGTGGGCAGTCTGTGCCATGGCTGGTTCTCTGTGCTGGCCAACGGCTCTGTGTTCATCCATCAGAGTGAGGTCATCGACTATGAGACCTGTGACCTGGTCACGCTGGTTGTGCGGGCCTATGACCTCACAACGGACCCCCGCTTCCAGGCCTACAGTGACAATG GAAGCCTCCCCATCACCATCGAGGATGTGAATGACAATGCACCCTACTTTCTGCCTGAGAATAAGACTTTTG TGATCATCCCAGAACTTGTGATACCCAACCAGCAGGTGGCTTCTGTCCAG GCCAGAGACAAGGACTCAGGGAACAATGGGGccatcctgttctccatcctCCAAGTGGATTTCATCGCTAAGGATGGGGCCGTGATCCCTTTCCAGGGCTTCTTCCATGTCTCCACTTCCTTGGAGGCCAGCGTGTTCATTGGCAACATTGA GCTGGTGACCAACCTTGATTCCACTCTCCAAGGAAATTACCAAGTGACGGTCAAGGCCCAGGACAGGCCATCTGAGGGTCCTGCCCAGGAAGCCAAAATCACCCTAAAT CTCTTCACTGTGGACCAGAGTTACCGTGTGAGGCTGCAGTTCTCCATGAGCAAGGAGGAGGTGGGCGCCAACACGGAAGAGATTAAGGC GGCTCTTGTCCAGGCGACCAGGACTACTGTCTACATTGTGAACATTCAGGACGTAGAATCCATGGCTCG GGCCCGAGCCCGTTCCTACCTCGATGCCTACTTTGTCTTCTCAAATGGGTCAGCCTTGACCCTTGATCAGCTGAGTGT GACGATCCGGAATGACAAGGACTCCCTGACCAAGCTGCTGCAGCTggggctggtggtgctg GGCTCCCAGGAGAGCCAGGAGTCAGAGTTGCCGGACACGCTCCGTAACGCCATCATAGGATTGGGAGTGGCTTTGCTGCTGGTCATCGTGATCATGACCACGGTCCTCGTGTGTACCCAGAAGAG TTACCACCGGAAACTTCGGGCTATGAAGGCTTCCAAGGAGGCCCGGAAGACAGCGGCGGGGGTGATGCCCCCAGTCTCTGCCATCCCCGGGACTAATGTGTACAACACTGAGCG TGCCAATCCCGTGCTGAACCTCCCCACCAAGGACCTGGGCTTCGAGTCCCAGTCTTCCTCCAGTGACTTGGACCACGTCAG CCTCAACTCCCTGGATGACAACTCTGTGGATCTGGAAAATAGCAGGCAGGAAATCAAG GAGGAGCCCCTGCACAGTCTGATGGGGCCGGATCCAGAGCCCCTGAACAGAGTGCTGTCAGGAATGAAGGTGGGCACACGTGGACAGCAGAAGGAGGAGCTGGCCTTCACCAACACTGGCCTGAATACCACAGACGTGTGA
- the GPRIN1 gene encoding LOW QUALITY PROTEIN: G protein-regulated inducer of neurite outgrowth 1 (The sequence of the model RefSeq protein was modified relative to this genomic sequence to represent the inferred CDS: inserted 1 base in 1 codon): MRDCCPSQQTASPAPPRHTPAQSPGMXHSNPTGAGERASCSEGPGRSLAFPSLTCIPPQEAAAKETLGTHGALISGTPETTFSGKPEPVSSVKTDPSPSENRNPMLLQKMDSKSSKQADSISIGKEDAGSLRKADPMFTGKTEPVASGRMDPVTPEKEDPGSLGKVDPECSSKVDTMSARKEYPVSLGKVDPAFPKKEEPRYSGKDLQVSSEEVGPASAGKTDLVSLGKRDPELSEKVDPMSLENTDSASVGKTDPGSLGMLTPGSSGKIKPVSPGTVALGSSGRVDPTHLGMTEPASMVNAETVSSTKEDPQFLGKMDPASSGKQESMSMRMTKTMSTGQVDTMFSGKMDPTSLKNMDPVSSGKTGPVSLGKVDPVSSGRPEPFSPGQAELMSVGKTETASSRKEDPVSSRKGDPISVGNTKTSSSGKVNPESSGKIGSSGPAGPPSSVKTEAVTGGKADPLSSETSGPVAPGKVGLMASGKADPPTLGKVDPVCKGKAETVPPGDMNSESAGKVAPTTLGKTVQASSGKAEAVPEGKVDPLPLEKGNPMNSTKVDPGASGKAEPKSEGKAETRPPGQEGTASSGKAEAKSLQEKPLTSEKGDPGSSIVSGKLEPVALGKTDSAPQGKGEPPSSGKQAHLTLEKAEASSSRQADDKPCGSASYPADSGGRVEPAPLPSSEACSLGQKDPAATRAERNPGLEAVAPSPGPRTRDNFTKAPSWEASATPPREDAGTQAGSQACVSVAVSPMSPQDGGGGSAFSFQAAPRAPSPAPRPPSRRDAGLQVSLGAAETRSVATEPMTPQAAAPPAFPEVRVRPGSALAAAVAPPEAAEPVRDVSWDEKGMTWEVYGAAMEVEVLGMAIQKHLERQIEEHGRQGAPAPPPAARQGPGRAGSVRTAPPEGAAKRPPGLFRALLQSVRRPRCCSRAGPTAE, translated from the exons ATGAGGGACTGCTGCCCCTCCCAGCAAACGGCCAGCCCTGCACCCCCAAGGCACACCCCTGCCCAAAGCCCAGGCA GACACAGCAACCCCactggggctggggaaagggcATCGTGCTCTGAGGGCCCTGGCAGGAGTTTGGCCTTCCCCTCCCTGACCTGCATCCCTCCCCAAGAGGCAGCCGCCAAGGAGACATTAGGGACACATGGAGCCTTGATCTCAGGGACACCAGAAACCACCTTCTCTGGGAAGCCAGAGCCTGTGTCCTCAGTGAAAACTGACCCTTCACCCTCAGAAAACAGAAATCCTATGTTATTACAGAAGATGGATTCCAAGTCTTCAAAGCAGGCAGATTCCATTTCCATAGGAAAAGAAGATGCCGGGTCCTTGAGGAAGGCAGATCCCATGTTTACAGGAAAGACGGAGCCTGTGGCTTCTGGAAGGATGGATCCTGTGACCCCAGAAAAGGAGGATCCTGGATCATTGGGAAAGGTAGATCCTGAGTGCTCCAGCAAGGTGGATACAATGTCTGCAAGGAAGGAGTATCCTGTATCCTTGGGCAAAGTGGATCCTGCATTCCCAAAAAAGGAGGAGCCCAGGTATTCAGGAAAAGACCTTCAAGTGTCCTCAGAAGAGGTGGGTCCTGCATCTGCAGGAAAGACAGATCTTGTATCCTTGGGAAAGAGAGATCCTGAGCTATCTGAAAAGGTGGATCCCATGTCCTTGGAAAACACAGATTCTGCATCTGTAGGAAAGACAGATCCCGGGTCCTTGGGTATGCTGACTCCAGGGTCATCAGGCAAAATCAAGCCTGTATCCCCTGGAACAGTGGCTCTGGGGTCATCTGGAAGGGTGGATCCTACTCACTTAGGGATGACAGAGCCTGCATCTATGGTTAATGCAGAAACCGTGTCCTCTACAAAAGAGGACCCTCAGTTCCTGGGAAAGATGGATCCTGCCTCCTCAGGAAAGCAAGAGTCCATGTCTATGAGAATGACAAAAACCATGTCTACTGGACAGGTGGATACCATGTTTTCAGGAAAGATGGATCCTACATCTTTGAAAAACATGGACCCTGTGTCTTCAGGCAAGACGGGTCCAGTTTCTTTGGGAAAAGTGGATCCTGTGTCCTCAGGAAGGCCAGAGCCCTTTTCTCCTGGACAGGCAGAACTGATGTCTGTGGGAAAGACAGAAACTGCATCCTCAAGAAAGGAGGACCCAGTGTCCTCCAGAAAGGGGGATCCCATTTCTGTGGGAAATACAAAAACATCATCTTCTGGAAAAGTGAATCCTGAATCATCAGGAAAGATAGGGTCCTCAGGCCCAGCGGGTCCCCCATCCTCTGTAAAAACTGAGGCAGTGACTGGAGGAAAAGCAGATCCACTATCTTCAGAAACGTCAGGTCCTGTGGCCCCTGGAAAGGTGGGTCTCATGGCCTCAGGGAAGGCTGATCCCCCGACCTTGGGTAAAGTGGACCCTGTGTGCAAGGGAAAGGCAGAAACTGTTCCCCCTGGAGACATGAACTCCGAGTCTGCAGGAAAGGTGGCCCCCACGACCCTAGGAAAAACAGTCCAGGCATCCTCGGGAAAAGCAGAAGCTGTCCCAGAGGGAAAGGTGGATCCTCTGCCTCTAGAGAAGGGCAATCCTATGAACTCCACGAAGGTGGATCCCGGGGCTTCAGGGAAAGCAGAACCCAAGTCTGAGGGCAAAGCAGAAACAAGGCCCCCTGGGCAGGAGGGCACCGCCTCATCAGGAAAAGCAGAGGCTAAATCTTTGCAGGAGAAGCCGCTGACCTCGGAGAAGGGGGATCCTGGATCCTCTATTGTCTCTGGGAAGTTGGAGCCTGTAGCCCTGGGGAAGACTGACTCTGCGCCTCAGGGAAAAGGGGAACCCCCATCCTCGGGGAAGCAGGCCCACCTGACCCTGGAGAAGGCGGaggcctcctcctccaggcaggCAGATGACAAACCCTGCGGCTCCGCTTCTTACCCCGCGGATAGCGGGGGTCGCGTGGAGCCAGCGCCACTGCCCAGCTCCGAGGCCTGCAGCCTTGGCCAGAAGGACCCGGCGGCCACTAGGGCCGAGAGAAACCCGGGCCTGGAGGCCGTAGCGCCGTCGCCGGGGCCGCGAACTCGCGACAACTTCACCAAGGCGCCGTCGTGGGAGGCGAGCGCCACGCCGCCACGCGAGGACGCGGGCACGCAGGCGGGCTCGCAGGCCTGTGTGTCGGTGGCCGTGAGCCCCATGTCTCCGCAGGACGGCGGGGGCGGCTCGGCCTTCAGCTTCCAGGCGGCGCCGCGCGCACCCAGCCCCGCGCCCAGGCCGCCCTCTCGCCGGGACGCGGGCCTACAGGTGTCACTGGGCGCCGCTGAGACGCGCTCCGTGGCCACGGAGCCCATGACGCCGCAGGCCGCCGCGCCGCCCGCCTTCCCCGAAGTGCGGGTGCGGCCGGGTTCCGCACTGGCAGCCGCCGTGGCGCCCCCAGAGGCCGCTGAGCCGGTGCGCGACGTGAGCTGGGACGAAAAGGGCATGACGTGGGAGGTGTACGGCGCCGCCATGGAGGTGGAGGTACTGGGCATGGCCATCCAGAAGCATCTGGAGCGACAGATCGAGGAGCACGGCCGCCAAGGGGCGCCCGCGCCGCCGCCCGCTGCGCGTCAGGGCCCGGGCCGTGCGGGCTCCGTGCGCACCGCGCCCCCAGAGGGCGCAGCGAAGCGCCCACCCGGCCTCTTCCGCGCGCTGCTGCAGAGTGTGCGCCGGCCGCGGTGCTGCTCACGGGCCGGACCCACGGCCGAGTGA